The genomic region TGGTGCGCACCGGAACCGGGCGCGCGGCGTGGGGAACCACCGGCGCAACCTCAAGCTGCGCCGGGAGCGGCGGCACGACCACCCAGGAGATCACCACCGACTCCGCGCTCGGCGCACCGGAGTACGGACCGCGGGCGAGGGGCGTCCCCGAGCCCAGCCCCAGAACAGGGGATAGGGCGAGAGAGACGAGCGCCAAAGCGAGAAAGAGCTTCACCGGCTTCCTCCAGCCCGAGGGAAGGGTACCCTCTGCCGCGCCGACGGACAACAGGGTCCGGAGCAGTAGGCCTCCCCGCCTAAGGCGAACCCGCCTCGACGTCCGTTGCGAGAACGATCTGGGTTGGATCCTCGATCAGGATGCGCGGCCCGTCTTTGAGCGACGCGTACTCGACCACCCCCGTAGCGAGGATCTCCGTGCCCGGCCCAAGGCTGACCGGCGGACACGTCGCCACGAGGAAGAGGTGGAACCCAAACCTCGTTTCACTTGGATCAACGCGCCGGCCATTCCCGGCGGCCAGCACCGCGGCCACCGTGAGCCGCACGGTCACGACCTGATTCACGACCTCGCTGATCCTCGCCTCAAGCTCGGATACCGTGAGGACCTCGCCCACCGTCCCCCAGAGGCCGCGATGGTGGATCATCGCCTCGAGCTGCGCCGCCTCGAACTGGGCGCGGTACTTCCCGTTCGGGGGGATGATGAGGAGCCGTGCCAAACCAGCGCGCACGATCTCGAGGTTCGCCATCACCCATCCCTCGTCCGTCTCGACGTAGGCATAGGCGAGGAGCCGATCGTAGACGTCGCGCTCCTTCACGTCGAGCTCTAGGCGCACGGTCTTGAAGAGAAGAAGGCGCTTCGTGAACGCGATCGCCTCCTCCGAGTACGGTTCCCCAAGCTCGGGGGTGTCAATGCCGAGCAGGCGAACGCGCTGGCTCCCACGGATGTCCACCGTGTCGCCGTCGATGACCCGGAGCACGCGGCTCGTGATCGTCGCCCGGCTCGGATCGGGGGCCTCGGCCTCTCCCACCCCGATGATGGCGAGGGCCAACACCCCCGCGAAAGCCAGGACGCCAGCCCGCCTCATTGGTAGTGCACCCGCCGCTGCGTGACCGTCATCTGGAAGATGGTGAGGACGAAGATGATGCCGAACAGGACCACCGAACCGGCGGCAGCGCGCCCAAGGTGCATCGTCGCGCTGTCGATGCGCCCCGACATCCGCAGGATGTAGTACACGATCGTCTCCGCGCTGCGGAGCGGCCCCGGTCCGTTGAAGAGGGTAATCACCTCCGTGAACACCTTGAACGAGCCGATGAGCGACATGATCAGTACGAAGAAGAGCTGCGGTGTCAAGAGGGGGACCGTCACATGAAGCCACGTCTGAAAACCGCTCGCCCCATCTACCTTCGCGGCATCGTAGTACTGCTGCTCGATATTCTGCATCCCGGCGAGGAGGATGATCGCGTGGTAGCCAACATAGTGCCACACGCTGAGGATGATGAGCGCCGGAATAGAATATCTCGGATCGTTAAGCCAGGCGATAGGATCGATGTGCACGAACGGCAACTTGTTGAGAAGCGACAGAAGGTAGTTGATGAGGCCGTAGTCCGCATTGTACATCCACCGCCACACCATGGCGATCGCCACGATCGGGCTGATGTAGGACAGGAAGAACGACGTCCGCGCGAACGATAGGAACCGCAGCC from Candidatus Bipolaricaulis anaerobius harbors:
- a CDS encoding thermonuclease family protein, whose product is MRRAGVLAFAGVLALAIIGVGEAEAPDPSRATITSRVLRVIDGDTVDIRGSQRVRLLGIDTPELGEPYSEEAIAFTKRLLLFKTVRLELDVKERDVYDRLLAYAYVETDEGWVMANLEIVRAGLARLLIIPPNGKYRAQFEAAQLEAMIHHRGLWGTVGEVLTVSELEARISEVVNQVVTVRLTVAAVLAAGNGRRVDPSETRFGFHLFLVATCPPVSLGPGTEILATGVVEYASLKDGPRILIEDPTQIVLATDVEAGSP
- a CDS encoding carbohydrate ABC transporter permease, with the translated sequence MADRSGQERAGPVLPFWQRVGGTLNPVSWYRKDPALWRESGTAYLYLLPALIILGVFVFYPFFSAFYISLFKWGLLPPRPYVGFANYSYIFNDKYFWRAMWHTFYYVIITVPVTLFLAILVATLLNKGLRFLSFARTSFFLSYISPIVAIAMVWRWMYNADYGLINYLLSLLNKLPFVHIDPIAWLNDPRYSIPALIILSVWHYVGYHAIILLAGMQNIEQQYYDAAKVDGASGFQTWLHVTVPLLTPQLFFVLIMSLIGSFKVFTEVITLFNGPGPLRSAETIVYYILRMSGRIDSATMHLGRAAAGSVVLFGIIFVLTIFQMTVTQRRVHYQ